From the genome of Neomonachus schauinslandi chromosome 5, ASM220157v2, whole genome shotgun sequence, one region includes:
- the LOC110577408 gene encoding LOW QUALITY PROTEIN: keratin, type II cytoskeletal 3-like (The sequence of the model RefSeq protein was modified relative to this genomic sequence to represent the inferred CDS: substituted 1 base at 1 genomic stop codon), whose protein sequence is MSGSHSQQSCRSSSGDRHQGFSAHSAVVLGQSRVSSTRSSSTSHSGRGGGGSAACAMMGGGFGSRSLYDLGGNKISISLAGGSSRAGEFGGACRGSGFGGGGRGMGGGFGGRARGFGGGAGGFGRGAGSFGGRAGGFGGRGGFGGPGGPGGFSGRIQEVTVNQSLLQPLNVEVEPQIGQVKTHEWEQIKTLNNTFASFIDKVHFLEQQNKVLETKWSLLQEQGSGSNTNNHNLEPFFENYISSLKAFLDGLHLEKDKLQGELRGMEETVEDLKKRYEEEINKRTAAENDFVVLKKDVDATYMIKVELEAKVESVTDEINFLKALYDAELSQMQSDTSDTSGVLSMDNNRCLDLDSIIAXVRAQYEVIAQKSKAEAKALYQTKLGELQTTAGRHGDNLKNTRNEISELNRMIQKLQAEIESVKKQNANLQTAIADAEQCGELALKDANAKLQDLKAALQKAKEELARLLREYQELMNVRLALDIEMATYRTLLEGEECRMSGECQSSVSIDGAQQRRAAGEPREPVPREAARWEAELGPAGGLGSGRGSVVAGRGFSGSGGCCAVSGGGSNSSGRILQSSSQSQRSHHKF, encoded by the exons ATGTCAG GCAGCCACAGCCAACAATCTTGCAGATCTTCCAGCGGGGACCGCCACCAGGGCTTCAGTGCCCACTCAGCTGTGGTGTTGGGCCAGAGCCGGGTCAGCTCCACCAGGTCCTCCTCGACATCCCACTCAGGCAGGGGCGGTGGTGGGTCTGCTGCCTGTGCCATGATGGGAGGAGGTTTTGGCAGCAGGAGTCTCTACGACCTTGGGGGCAACAAGATCTCCATCAGCTTGGCTGGAGGCAGCTCCCGGGCTGGAGAGTTTGGGGGGGCCTGCAGAGGCAGTGGCTTTGGAGGTGGTGGAAGAGGGATGGGTGGGGGCTTTGGTGGAAGGGCTAGGGGTTTTGGTGGAGGAGCTGGTGGCTTTGGAAGAGGAGCTGGGAGTTTTGGTGGAAGAGCTGGTGGCTTTGGTGGCCGTGGGGGCTTTGGTGGGCCTGGTGGTCCAGGTGGCTTCTCTGGGAGAATCCAGGAAGTGACTGTCAACCAGAGCCTTCTGCAGCCCCTCAATGTGGAGGTCGAACCCCAGATTGGGCAAGTAAAGACCCATGAGTGGGAGCAGATCAAGACCCTCAACAACACGTTTGCCTCCTTCATCGATAAG GTGCACTTCCTGGAGCAGCAGAATAAGGTCCTGGAGACCAAGTGGAGCCTCCTGCAGGAGCAGGGCTCTGGTTCTAATACCAACAACCACAACCTTGAGCCTTTTTTTGAGAACTACATCAGCAGCCTCAAGGCCTTCCTGGATGGGCTGCACCTGGAGAAGGACAAGCTGCAGGGTGAGCTGAGGGGCATGGAGGAAACTGTGGAAGACTTGAAGAAGAG GTACGAAGAGGAGATCAACAAACGTACAGCTGCAGAGAATGACTTCGTAGTCTTGAAGAAG GATGTCGATGCTACCTACATGATCAAAGTGGAACTGGAGGCTAAGGTGGAGAGTGTGACAGATGAGATCAACTTCCTGAAGGCCCTCTACGATGCC GAGCTGTCCCAGATGCAGTCAGATACCAGTGACACATCTGGGGTCCTGTCCATGGACAACAACCGCTGCCTGGACCTGGACAGCATCATCGCTTAGGTCCGCGCTCAGTACGAGGTGATTGCCCAGAAGAGCAAGGCCGAGGCCAAGGCTCTGTACCAGACCAAG TTAGGGGAGCTGCAGACCACGGCCGGCAGACATGGGGATAACCTGAAGAACACCAGGAATGAGATCTCAGAGCTCAACAGGATGATCCAGAAGCTGCAGGCCGAGATTGAGAGTGTCAAGAAG CAGAATGCCAACCTGCAGACAGCCATTGCTGATGCAGAGCAGTGCGGGGAGCTGGCCCTCAAGGATGCCAATGCCAAGCTTCAGGACCTCAAGGCCGCCCTGCAGAAGGCCAAGGAGGAACTGGCCCGGCTGCTGCGTGAGTACCAGGAGCTGATGAATGTCAGGCTGGCCCTGGACATCGAGATGGCCACCTACCGGACCCTCCTGGAGGGCGAGGAGTGCAG GATGTCTGGAGAGTGCCAGAGTTCTGTGAGCATCG ATGGTGCACAAcagcggcgggcggcgggggAGCCCCGGGAGCCGGTGCCCCGGGAGGCGGCGCGCTGGGAGGCGGAGCTGGGGCCCGCGGGGGGCCTGGGATCGGGGCGGGGCTCggtggtggcggggaggggctTCTCCGGTTCTGGGGGCTGCTGCGCCGTCAGCGGGGGCGGCAGCAACAGCTCAGGCCGCATCTTGCAAAGCTCCTCCCAGAGCCAGCGGTCCCACCACAAATTCTGA